A stretch of Coriobacteriia bacterium DNA encodes these proteins:
- a CDS encoding L,D-transpeptidase family protein has product MAHMEQRPVPQPQSHRALRIAGITAGVVLALLVIAYAAGCIFFMGRLWPNTHVDNIDFSLKSRAEALDELATMSSDLTMRVSGQNVDFTLTSANAGLSFDTQAAVEQMISHVSPWQWPVQIGLMHDESDVVSTSFNRDLIQAAVEAAIAPYNATASDPVDASVAYDPTSMSYVVLPGALGTKLDPVAVTDAIVAALSNESESATLTSDVLVRQNITADDPTLQQSAATANSYLGASSNLTVNGTVVATINGNLVKDWLVFNPDGTVALDDARLVEWVNALEAQIDDVGGTHTYTRPDGKVITVSGGTYGWITDGAAIEQLVRDTITNAVVGDQELPFKQTAAVYNPGGQVWGARYVDVDISEQYARFYDYDGSLIWETPVITGATFDDRETPTGVYTLNNKALNQTLIGKADPVTGEPIYRTPVTYWMPFIGNAVGLHDASWQSSFGGTLYTTEAGSHGCINLPPDKAAEIWDLIQIGDVVITHY; this is encoded by the coding sequence ATGGCGCATATGGAGCAGCGTCCTGTTCCGCAGCCGCAGAGCCACCGCGCCCTGCGTATTGCCGGCATCACGGCGGGTGTCGTTCTCGCCCTCCTGGTTATCGCCTATGCAGCCGGTTGCATCTTCTTCATGGGTCGCCTGTGGCCGAACACGCACGTCGACAACATTGACTTCTCGCTCAAGTCGCGCGCCGAGGCCCTCGACGAGCTCGCGACGATGTCGTCCGACCTTACGATGCGCGTGAGCGGGCAAAACGTCGACTTCACGCTGACGTCGGCCAACGCTGGCCTTAGCTTTGACACACAGGCTGCTGTCGAGCAGATGATCTCGCACGTCTCTCCCTGGCAGTGGCCCGTACAGATCGGCCTCATGCACGACGAGAGTGACGTCGTGTCGACGTCCTTCAATCGCGACCTCATCCAGGCCGCCGTCGAGGCCGCCATCGCCCCGTACAACGCGACGGCCAGCGATCCCGTCGATGCGTCCGTGGCCTACGACCCCACGTCGATGTCCTACGTCGTGCTGCCGGGTGCGCTCGGCACGAAGCTCGATCCCGTCGCCGTGACGGACGCCATCGTGGCGGCCCTGTCGAACGAGAGCGAAAGCGCGACGCTCACGAGCGACGTGCTCGTGCGCCAGAACATCACGGCGGACGATCCCACGCTGCAGCAGAGCGCGGCGACGGCAAACTCCTATCTCGGCGCGAGCTCGAACCTTACGGTCAACGGCACGGTCGTGGCGACGATCAACGGCAATCTCGTGAAGGACTGGCTCGTCTTTAACCCGGACGGCACGGTCGCGCTCGACGACGCGCGTCTTGTCGAGTGGGTCAACGCCCTCGAGGCACAGATCGATGACGTGGGAGGCACACACACGTACACACGTCCCGACGGCAAGGTCATTACGGTATCGGGCGGCACGTACGGCTGGATCACGGACGGCGCTGCCATCGAGCAGCTCGTGCGCGACACGATCACGAACGCCGTTGTCGGCGACCAGGAGCTGCCGTTCAAGCAAACGGCTGCCGTCTATAACCCCGGCGGCCAGGTGTGGGGCGCGCGCTACGTCGACGTCGACATCTCGGAGCAGTACGCCCGCTTCTACGACTACGATGGCTCGCTCATCTGGGAGACACCTGTCATCACGGGCGCCACGTTCGACGACCGCGAGACGCCGACGGGTGTGTACACGCTCAACAACAAGGCGCTCAACCAGACGCTCATCGGCAAGGCGGACCCAGTCACGGGCGAGCCCATCTACCGCACGCCTGTAACGTACTGGATGCCGTTCATCGGCAACGCGGTCGGCCTGCATGACGCGAGCTGGCAGAGCTCGTTTGGCGGCACGCTCTACACGACGGAGGCGGGAAGCCACGGCTGCATCAACCTGCCTCCGGACAAGGCGGCAGAGATCTGGGACCTGATACAGATCGGCGACGTTGTCATCACGCACTACTGA